One genomic segment of Flavobacteriaceae bacterium includes these proteins:
- a CDS encoding tyrosine-type recombinase/integrase: MSLKVPEKAQIILDFYKISKIRKKDFVFLYLKKANQNDSHDVFIKTRNATSLLNKYLKRIAKHCQIDKNLSNHIARHSFGNIAGDKIHPLMLQKLYRHSDLKTTINYQANFIHKEADDALDAVINF; this comes from the coding sequence ATTTCTCTAAAAGTTCCAGAAAAAGCACAGATAATATTGGATTTCTACAAAATATCCAAAATTCGTAAAAAGGATTTTGTGTTTCTGTATCTTAAAAAAGCCAATCAAAACGATTCACACGATGTTTTTATAAAAACCCGCAACGCAACCAGTCTGCTAAACAAATACCTAAAACGCATTGCAAAGCATTGTCAGATAGACAAAAATTTATCCAATCATATTGCTCGTCATTCCTTTGGAAATATTGCCGGAGATAAAATTCATCCGTTGATGTTACAAAAACTCTATCGTCATAGTGATTTGAAAACGACTATTAACTACCAAGCGAATTTTATTCATAAGGAGGCTGATGATGCTTTGGATGCAGTCATAAATTTCTAA